A window of the Henckelia pumila isolate YLH828 chromosome 3, ASM3356847v2, whole genome shotgun sequence genome harbors these coding sequences:
- the LOC140890083 gene encoding uncharacterized protein, with the protein MENCPVAWRAQYTRGDHGYPTIILEAVASSDLWICHAFFGVAGSRNDINILNESPLFNDVLKVNAPEVNFIVNDTQYTKGYYLADGIYLEWSTFVNSFSCPQDPKRIKFNQRQEATRKDVERAFGVLQARWAIIRGAGRSWFMGKCKEIMYTCIILHNMIVEDEGHAISIWDHEERDTFIANQGSTTEFSEYLRRNSELRDSQVHHQLRHDLVEHIWETCRDD; encoded by the coding sequence ATGGAAAATTGTCCGGTTGCATGGAGAGCCCAATACACACGAGGCGACCATGGCTACCCAACAATTATTCTTGAGGCAGTCGCATCTTCCGACTTATGGATATGTCATGCTTTTTTTGGAGTCGCTGGGTCTCGTAATGACATCAATATTCTTAACGAGTCACCTCTTTTTAATGACGTTTTGAAAGTAAATGCACCAGAGGTTAATTTTATTGTGAATGATACACAATATACAAAAGGATACTACTTAGCAGATGGAATATACCTGGAATGGTCCACTTTCGTGAATAGTTTTTCTTGTCCCCAAGATCCGAAAAGAATTAAATTTAATCAAAGACAAGAGGCTACAAGAAAGGATGTCGAGCGAGCATTTGGGGTGCTCCAAGCTCGTTGGGCAATTATAAGAGGTGCAGGACGATCTTGGTTCATGGGTAAATGCAAAGAAATCATGTATACATGCATTATCTTGCACAACATGATTGTTGAAGACGAGGGTCATGCAATCTCGATTTGGGATCATGAGGAACGAGATACATTTATAGCGAATCAAGGTTCAACCACAGAATTTAGTGAATACCTTCGAAGAAATTCGGAGTTACGTGATAGTCAGGTGCATCATCAACTTCGTCACGACTTGGTTGAACACATTTGGGAAACGTGTCGTGATGATTAG
- the LOC140887239 gene encoding protein PIN-LIKES 7-like isoform X2, with protein MGFWSLLKVASMPVVQVLLISTLGAFMATDYLKLLSNDARKSLNKIVFFIFTPSLVFTSLAQTVRFQDIITWWFMPVNIGITFLVGGSIGWIAVKLIKPEPHIQNLVIAMSSAGNLGNILLIIIPAICKEDGNPFGDKSVCSKVGLSYVSFSMALGAFFIWTHSYHLIRSAGVKYRTTQLVTDDIESSKEPNEDLEDNNKNSLLVNGSHRTNNSMIESMDNPTLWNQILGICHKLGEELLSPPVIAAVIGFTFGTITWLRDLIIGDLAPLRVIQDSIKLLGMEKGEIEANPYNCGDLCEIHNTSHSWDRSRESGFTFRISSLRSSVPLRANDTVHSSTGHEHRYDDTTIRCSASRVFGPFSLDILGGGSCCHRLVHYFHVVTVLNHSL; from the exons ATGGGATTTTGGTCTCTGTTGAAGGTGGCATCGATGCCAGTAGTGCAAGTGCTTCTGATAAGCACTTTGGGAGCTTTCATGGCTACCGATTATCTCAAACTTCTCTCCAACGATGCACGAAAATCCTTAAACAAA atcgtgttcttcatcttcACTCCATCGTTGGTGTTCACGAGCCTAGCGCAAACTGTCCGCTTCCAAGACATAATCACATG GTGGTTCATGCCAGTCAACATTGGGATAACTTTCTTGGTTGGAGGAAGCATTGGATGGATAGCGGTGAAATTAATTAAACCAGAACCACATATACAAAACCTCGTCATTGCCATGAGTTCCGCGG GAAACTTGGGAAACATTTTGTTGATAATTATACCGGCAATATGCAAAGAAGATGGCAATCCATTCGGAGATAAGAGTGTTTGCTCCAAAGTTGGACTTTCATATGTCTCCTTTTCAATGGCG TTGGGCGCTTTCTTCATATGGACTCATTCGTATCATTTAATACGAAGCGCAGGCGTAAAATATAGGACAACACAACTTGTAACCGATGATATTGAGTCCTCAAAGGAACCAAACGAGGACTTGGAGGATAATAACAAGAACTCACTTCTTGTCAATGGATCCCATCGTACAAACAACTCCATG ATTGAATCGATGGACAATCCAACATTGTGGAATCAGATATTGGGAATTTGCCATAAGTTGGGGGAGGAGCTTCTGTCACCTCCTGTTATTGCTGCT GTGATTGGATTCACATTTGGGACAATAACTTGGCTCCGAGACTTGATCATCGGAGATCTTGCACCATTAAGAGTCATTCAAGATTCCATCAAATTACTTGG GATGGAGAAAGGCGAGATTGAAGCCAACCCTTATAATTGTGGTGATTTGTGTGAGATACATAATACTTCCCATAGTTGGGATCGGAGTCGTGAAAGCGGCTTCACATTTAGGATTTCTTCCCTCCGATCCTCTGTTCCACTTCGTGCTAATGATACAGTTCACTCTTCCACCGGCCATGAGCATCG GTACGATGACACAACTATTCGATGTAGCGCAAGCAGAGTGTTCGGTCCTTTTTCTTTGGACATACTTGGTGGCGGCTCTTGCTGTCACCGGTTGGTCCACTATTTTCATGTGGTTACTGTCTTAAACCACTCTTTGTAA
- the LOC140887239 gene encoding protein PIN-LIKES 7-like isoform X1, with product MGFWSLLKVASMPVVQVLLISTLGAFMATDYLKLLSNDARKSLNKIVFFIFTPSLVFTSLAQTVRFQDIITWWFMPVNIGITFLVGGSIGWIAVKLIKPEPHIQNLVIAMSSAGNLGNILLIIIPAICKEDGNPFGDKSVCSKVGLSYVSFSMALGAFFIWTHSYHLIRSAGVKYRTTQLVTDDIESSKEPNEDLEDNNKNSLLVNGSHRTNNSMIESMDNPTLWNQILGICHKLGEELLSPPVIAAVIGFTFGTITWLRDLIIGDLAPLRVIQDSIKLLGDGTIPCITLILGGNLTQGWRKARLKPTLIIVVICVRYIILPIVGIGVVKAASHLGFLPSDPLFHFVLMIQFTLPPAMSIGTMTQLFDVAQAECSVLFLWTYLVAALAVTGWSTIFMWLLS from the exons ATGGGATTTTGGTCTCTGTTGAAGGTGGCATCGATGCCAGTAGTGCAAGTGCTTCTGATAAGCACTTTGGGAGCTTTCATGGCTACCGATTATCTCAAACTTCTCTCCAACGATGCACGAAAATCCTTAAACAAA atcgtgttcttcatcttcACTCCATCGTTGGTGTTCACGAGCCTAGCGCAAACTGTCCGCTTCCAAGACATAATCACATG GTGGTTCATGCCAGTCAACATTGGGATAACTTTCTTGGTTGGAGGAAGCATTGGATGGATAGCGGTGAAATTAATTAAACCAGAACCACATATACAAAACCTCGTCATTGCCATGAGTTCCGCGG GAAACTTGGGAAACATTTTGTTGATAATTATACCGGCAATATGCAAAGAAGATGGCAATCCATTCGGAGATAAGAGTGTTTGCTCCAAAGTTGGACTTTCATATGTCTCCTTTTCAATGGCG TTGGGCGCTTTCTTCATATGGACTCATTCGTATCATTTAATACGAAGCGCAGGCGTAAAATATAGGACAACACAACTTGTAACCGATGATATTGAGTCCTCAAAGGAACCAAACGAGGACTTGGAGGATAATAACAAGAACTCACTTCTTGTCAATGGATCCCATCGTACAAACAACTCCATG ATTGAATCGATGGACAATCCAACATTGTGGAATCAGATATTGGGAATTTGCCATAAGTTGGGGGAGGAGCTTCTGTCACCTCCTGTTATTGCTGCT GTGATTGGATTCACATTTGGGACAATAACTTGGCTCCGAGACTTGATCATCGGAGATCTTGCACCATTAAGAGTCATTCAAGATTCCATCAAATTACTTGG GGATGGAACCATCCCGTGCATCACCCTCATACTAGGAGGCAACCTAACACAAG GATGGAGAAAGGCGAGATTGAAGCCAACCCTTATAATTGTGGTGATTTGTGTGAGATACATAATACTTCCCATAGTTGGGATCGGAGTCGTGAAAGCGGCTTCACATTTAGGATTTCTTCCCTCCGATCCTCTGTTCCACTTCGTGCTAATGATACAGTTCACTCTTCCACCGGCCATGAGCATCG GTACGATGACACAACTATTCGATGTAGCGCAAGCAGAGTGTTCGGTCCTTTTTCTTTGGACATACTTGGTGGCGGCTCTTGCTGTCACCGGTTGGTCCACTATTTTCATGTGGTTACTGTCTTAA